The Salvelinus fontinalis isolate EN_2023a chromosome 7, ASM2944872v1, whole genome shotgun sequence genomic sequence atatatacatactatgacatttgtaatgtctttattcttctgaaacgtctgtgagtgtaatgtttactgttaatttttattgttaatttcacttttgtatattatctacttcacttgctttggcaatgttaacatatgtttcccatgccaataaagccccttcaattgaattgagagaggcgGGGGAGTGGGAGATGTGGGGGGATGGGAggtaagtagagagagagagagcagtacaggGTGGggtttgggggagagagagaggtggggagacgtgggggaggggaggaaagtagagggagagagcacaGGACAGGGTGGGGTTTGggggacagagtgagagagtgagagagggaggggagtgggAGATGTGGGGGGAGGGGAGGTATGTAGCGGGAGAGAGCAGGGTGGggtttgggggagagagagagaggaagagtaggaGAGCTGTATgttgagaaaaagagggagatgggaaggaagagaaagagagctaAGGGTGGAATATGCTGTCTGTACTCTTCCAAGGACTAAGATTTTCCTCTCCTAGTCCAAGACTTCGCCCACTATCTTTTCTTCAATCCACCAAATTCACTCCAGACTCCCCAATTCTCCAAGATTGTGATCCATTTCACCCCTACACTTCCCTCAGGCCCATCCCCAAATTGTATTTTTATCTCTGTGAATACTGAACCAGTAAGGGCTAAGTACTGAAAGTGACTGAGATATCTTGACTTTCACTATCAGACCCAACTGTTCCCCATTGGTGTTGGTTACAGCCTGTCATAGGCTAGCTAAAGTTGCATGTTATTAAGGAAACTAAATTACATTTTGATGGACGTTCCTCATCACAGTGTGAAAaccgtgtgcctgtgtgtcttcCCAACCTCtcactcccttctcctctctcccccaccccttcgTTTCCTCTCACttcgtctctccctcccttcatacCCCCATGTCCTCAAAAAGCATAACTACTATCTCTTTCTGCATTGTGGGAAGCCAAAGTACTTATTTTATTTCACCAAACAAAACCCCCAGGCGACAAGTTAGATATGGTACAAAAAGTTTATTCAGTAACAGTTTTGTAAACATTTGAGGTAAATTAACATTTACATCAACATGTTCTTACAAAAGTTCAGACGCAAGGCACTTCTCTTCATAGACAGTGATTTCACAATGGGGTATCTGGTCTGAGAATGTCTAAATATCCTTCCCTGCCTCACTGGCCAATGAAATCTCACTCCACGCCAGAGATTCCAAAAGTCCAACAAAATGTCAGTTTTCCGATGGGTGGGGGGGATGCCTGACACAACAATGGAGTATAACTTTAACCTAGCCAAACACCTCTCCAGTATTTTTTCGACAAAAATTCAACAAAGAAGCAATATTTTTTTCAAAATctacttttttgtatttggtaaTCTGGTAATTcttcaataaataaaaatactttctaAAATATCGAGACATCCTCTTTTTGAGATGTCCTTTGTTATTTTATCATAGAACACCATTCTGTCTTAGCTGTCCAGATCATTATCTACATGCTAAAGTGTCAACTTTAAACAACCGAAATGACAAGGTTATAAACAGAAATTATGAGTTAACAGAACCGTAACTTGTTTTCAACAACTCTTAACAGAGTTCTATTCGTGGCCATTTTAGATTTTCTCTCTTTGGTGGACAGCTGACCTGCTCTTCGTTTTTTTTGGATTACAATGTCACAGCTCGATCCCATCACCTGGTGGCTTTTTTTTAACATGCATGGTATGTAAATGATTTGTGAGGCACTTGGATTCTGTGTGTGTGGCAATGCAACAAACAGCAGACCTGATTCTCTAAGCATTTTAACACATCATACAGCAGAGCACAGCAACAGCCCATTCACAGTCTCGGTCTAAACCCTCTATCCCAAGATATACCCCAAtgtagagtttgtgtgtgtgtgtgtgtgtgtgtgtgtgtgtgtgtgtgtgtgtgtgtgtgtgtgtgtgtgtgtgtgtgtgtgtgtgtgtgtgtgtgtgtgtgtgtgtagagagagagaataaaagaaagagagaaaagaaaggaaggaaggaaggatgagtgtgagggtaagggagggggagatagagagagaaatgggaaCAAACAGCCTATCTACATTGTTGAAATGTACTGTAAGAATCACAACTTTCTGTTCTTACTTAAGTGCCAAAATTGAAATGCCTCCTGCTTCTTGTTGCTTTATGGTAATAACCCCAGGTCGTGGTGGAAAGATAACATATGATTTCATCATAACAAGGTCAAAGGTCAAGTGCGTGAGTGAGTCAGTCGTAGTGAGTTGTAGTTTCACAGTAACAGAATTTACCGTTGTTCCAAACATAAAGAGGTACAAAATGCAAAAGAGATTTGTCCAAAACATTGTTCGATAGCTATGATTTCTTCCTGAATGTTAGATGACAATAAAAGGAATTAATTTGGTGAGAAAAAAAACGGGAAGCTTAAAAGAAATACAACTGCATGTTAAGAGCCATTTTCTGATTTAAAAAACTGGCAGGAGTTTAAGAAAATGATACCCAAATGCACATTCCTATTGGTTTTGCTATTATGATCCAGTAACAAAGAATGAAATGTCATTGCCTTAAATAATACTCCTTATCTATCGATCTTCTAGCAATTCTATTGCCTACTCTCTCTAAGCACTATACTGAAACTTCCCATACTGACTACCAGTGGGGGCCTACAGTCTTAAATCTGCTGAATTTCTTTACGATGAGGACACACACTTCTTTAACACACTGCAAACACAAGCGTCAGTATGGGTTCTTTATAAGTCATAATTCTATATGTATAACATACCCTATATGTACTATgtaatatatttacatatatatattatttacccTGATGTAACTGCCTAAATGTTGTTGTAGACATTGAAACAAGACTCTATAATATATCTATCACAGACACACCTACAGAAacgtacagaaacacacacacacacagacagaaacacacacacacacaaagcctgtGAAGCCTAAAGACCAAGCCTCAGGTTGGGATCGCGGTGGTAACATAGGTTGGAGCTTCACACTAGTATGGCTACACACTACAGTAACCGGTAGGACGTTACCTTATGCACTGGTATTAACCTGGTATTTACTGGTACATTACATATTATCAGAGGGTACTTAATTGTTAACTACCTGGTACCAAAATGTGTCTAGTCGTGCTTGTTTTACAAGTAATTCACAAGGTATTATTGTGTAATTAACATGTAATTTGTAAGTAAATACCAAGTCATTTTGAATAAAGTGCCACCCAGGTACCCTATCCCCGTTTCTCTCCACTCCACCATACTGTCAGAGCGTTCCTCTCTTCATTCAGCTTAATAGGAAGGGTGAGCATGGAACAGACAGACGGCTAGCTacgaggcagacagacagacactaggaaGAGACAATAGGACACATCGGCTTCATCTTAAAGGGTTCATCAcaagaaaagaaaaaagaaaaggggggagagaaaaaaataaatgaaagcgCAAACCCTCTTCTGATGTCTACCATCAAAGAATAAAGAAAACAGCAGAATTATATTCATCCGAAATGTTGCTAATGTCCCAAACTAGTTAGTCCAATATCTCTACTCCTTTCATGGCATCTGAGCTGCAaacagtgaatgtgtgtgttcccTCTCCACACACGTGTTGGCACCTCAGAACTTTGAAGCACTAAGCTATGCCTCTCCTCACCGAATGCATCTCCAGATAACGCAACTTTGTAGAGAGTAATGGCAGGAGCATCTCAACtccagagccccccccccccccccccacatcgcCTCTGTATTTCACACAACATTTGACACCTGAGCCTCAAAGATATATCATGTATAGAACCCAGAGGCATTGGGGTGCGGTGTTGGACAGGGGtcgtatgtgtttgtatgtgattgtgtgaaggtgtgtgagagtgtgtgcgtgtgtatgtgttacACGGCAAGGTCGTCGGGCCGGGCTCGGACACTGCTGGTCTTGCTGGCCATGCTCAGCCTGCGGGTGTCCGCCGCTATGAAAACGGGCGGCTCGTGCATCTCCACCCGGGTCACCGTGACATCATCAACGTGCGTCAGTGGCAGCGCCGCCTCCGCTTCCTCTTCTTCCTGCTGCTGGTGCTCCTCACTCCTTCTCGATTCTCCcagggggagggtggaggagcGGGAGTCGGGGATAGGAGGGGCAGTGTCCGGTGGAGGGGGTGACTGCTCCTGGTcagaggaggtgggggaggaggaggagggtggcggagaaggggaggagggagaaagagggtagGAGGAGGACTTGGCAGCGTCCAGAGTCTGCAGCTCCATGGCCATGTTGGCCCAGTTCTGCTCCACGGACTGCTGCTGGCCACTGCCCTCGCTGCCGTAGAAGGATGTGGGAAGAGCCTCCAGCAGGAAGTCTTCATGGAAAGGGTCCATCTTGAGTTCCGCCGCCTCTGCCTGCTGCTCGGATAAAGCGGCCGTGGCGTTTGCCTGCTCGTTGGGCAGGTACACCACGTTCACGCCACCGTACGTGGGCAGGCAGTTGAGGGCCTGGTGGGCGATCCCCTCCTGGATCATATTGGACTCCACCGCCTCGTCTCTGGCCAGGGGGAGCACCATTCGGTCGGGCGCAAACTCGTTGCTGACCCCCTGCTTCACCTTCTTCCATCCCAGGTGGTATATCTCCAGCAGGTTGAGCAGCAGGGAGACGCAGGCTACCACCAGCATGAAGATGATGAAGATGGTCTTCTCTGTGGGGCGTGAGATGAAGCAGTCAACCGTGTTGGGGCAGGGCCAGCGACCACACTTATACAGGGGGCTGAGCTGGAAGCCATACAGGAAGTACTGACCCAGGATGAAGCCCACTTCGAACAGGGTCTTGAAGATGATGTTGAACACGTACGTGCGCAGAAGAGCTCCCCGGATGCGGATTTTACCATGCTCGTCTCTGATTGGGGGCTTCTCctttttccctcctcctcctccgttccTGTACAGAGGGTCTCTCTCCTCCTGGTGCCTGCTGGCCTTCCgctgctcctcctccttctcccggCGTTTCTCCTCCATGCGGACAATGTGCAGCACGTGTCCCAGGTAGATCAAGGTGGGCGTGGACACGAAGATAATCTGCAGCACCCAGAAGCGGATGTGCGAGATGGGGAAGGCTTCGTCGTAGCACACGTTCTCACAACCAGGCTGCTGTGTGTTGCAGGTGAAGTCAGACTGCTCGTCACCCCACACTTCCTCCGCAGCCGCCCCCAGGACCAGGATACGGAAGATGAAGAGGACTGTCAGCCACACCTGGACACAAGGGACATAACGCCACATAAGAAGGCATAAGGGGCTATATACCACAGGAATAAAAGGGTAAATCAATCAAATAACTGTATAAATGTATCAATCGATCAATCAGTCACCTTGCCAATCACGGTGGAGTGTTCTTGAGCGTTCTCCAGCAGCCGCCCCAGAAAGCTCCAGTCACCCATGCTTCACACAATTTCTAGCCTGAGGAGAGAGAGCACAGCCTGGGATGAGTAGCAACTGGGTGAGGCCTGGGTGGGGAGAGGCTGGGGGGGAATgtctgggggagagaggtggggagaggctgggagagagaggaggggagaggctggaggagaggcaggagagaggttgGGTGAAGCAGGAGAGAGGTGCagatagagaggtgggggaaAGCTGGAAAGCTGGAGATAGGTGGGAGCAACAGAGAGGGAATAGGTCTGTGTAGGCACCGACGggatgagagggaagagagaggtggggagagaacacacacagaatgagAGAGCATAGGCCAGGGAGGGGGGGAGCACAGGCATGGGTGAGTAACAACTGAGAGGGTAAGAAAACAGGAAAGGGAGGTGGGgaaatgagagagggggacaagagagaagaggggaataaAAACTTTGAATGAAAATGTACAGGTTCAGAAACCAAAACAAACATTGACCTCTGGTTTGAAGCCATAATATTACAAAATATTACTGTCATCTTATGCACACACATTGTACCCATCCTATGCACTTTCTGCTCCCGACATCACTCTGTGAAGTCACACAATCTCTCAGTCAAAGCCAATGCGTTTGGCACTGAAGGAGGCAGCGGGGTTGCTTTTAGGAGGCGGCATGATTCCTTGTTCTACATAAAGGATACATATCTGTTCTAATATATTTCTATCTGAAGGTTCTGTCATGTGGCATCCCACTCTGCACAGCCCAGAACAGCTGTGGAGACCACCGAACAACACTCGTCTCCCTCAGACACAGGATGGACGCCATCCAGTCAGTCATAAGGGACTAACAAGCTGCCTTGATCACTTTCACTCTCGACCGGCCACATACTTCTCTAATACATTCTCTAATCACAGTACTGGAGACTGAGGTTAAACGCGCCAATAACAAATCCTGAGCACCACCATTGTGCTTCTTCCAGGCCTACTAGAATCATTAGCAGCAATTCAAAGGAACGTTTTTTTTCCAAATACAGACATTATACAGTTCTATCAATTTGAAATCAGCTACAATTGAGAATCCAGTGGCCACGGCAACTTCTGAACACATTGCAAAGCAGACGAAAAGAGGACCAGATATCCAATGACACAGAAAAGCACCCAAAGCAGTGACAGACGGTGGACTTACTAAAATGTTGTTGTATTGTCAGTGATAAATCCATCGACTAGTGGTTCAAAAGAAATACAATACCTGGAAGCAAAAAACGAATAATATCAGTTATGAATCGCAATTATAATGTCATTTAAATATGCTTACATTACGCAAATACCCAAATTAACCATTCTTTTTGTATGCCTATTGTCCATGCAACTTACGATATTGACACTTCGGAGATGAGGGGAAAACTCAAATCTTTTTAGACTGGCTTCTACAAGCCTACTGGCCACCAATAAAAATGTATCATGTCTTCAAAGTCAAAAACCTACATCCTCTTCCCCCAAAATGTCTATTTCTCTGAAAAATGTGACTTTGGTGTTTCTAATTGGACAGACTACATGGAACCATGAACCCTATGAATGCCACAAAATCGAATAGACATATGTGTTTTGTTTTGAAAGGCAGATTTAATTGAGGAATGTTTACAATCCATCCATAGGCCTGTCTGTGTGTTGCTGGGCAAGCGGGTTACAATGGCTGGCCATCTGTGGCAGTCTGAATGAGTACATATCAGCCTGGGAGGAATGCTCGGATCATCAGAACACAGAACTGCTGATGAGGGGAAATATTTGCCCGGGATCGACTGATATGCATTTACAGAGGGCTCTATATCACCAATGCATagatacaacaacaaaaactgaTCCCAGCTGCATTACTCTCCTGTTACAAACTCCTGTTTGGACATGAAGTGGTTTTACAAACTTTGAAAACAAGGACCTATTTTCCCCATGTTAAAACACAGGCAGGCTGTTACTGTAAAATCTATGATTACTATGATTACCACAGTATCCCAATCTATCGATTGGTGGTGCATTGTTGCTGAATGTAGCCCATATTAGCTCAACTCAAATCACTGGCCTTCTACAGTTCAATATTAATTTCAATAGAAGACTCCATGGTCGTTATGCCTGGCCTAGCCTAGTCAATAACGCGCTGGTATGAAAGTGGTGCAATACCCCTCTATAATGACAGTATGTGTCGAGCTGCACAGTATATGTGTTGATCCTTTGGAGGTTTTGATGAAATACCGTCTGCCACCTGTGACAATAGAGAAGCTGCCAGACGCACATTGTGCTCCTTGGCAATGGCTATTGACGGGGATCAGCGGCATTGTGTTCCAGCGGCCGCACCATTTAACACTTTGACCACACTGACCCAAGTTATTTAAATATATAAACCTTGGGCAGTAGATATCCTAACAGAATACTTATTATTATTGATACAGTAATTGATTGCAGGCTAAGTCAAGTCAACATCACTCGCATTGTAATTGGTGAGCGTAAAAGTGGCTACTTGTCGTTCCCAAATAAGCATAAGGACAGGGTGGATGGATAGACTCCCCAAGCCTTGGCCACTTGAAGCAATATCCGGTGGTCACTGAAGCTATCCAAATTTTGAAAGGGTTGGAAAATCCTACAGACCTTCCCAGGTTGAAAgatccctccccttccctctcactCCCCAGCTCTGACAGCTTACCAATCTCCTTTGACAGCGGCCGGCCAAAACTTTTTTCCGGAAGCGTCGCGATCTGCGTTCTCTTCTTTTCTCCCGCGGGGTTCGAGGCCAAGCGTGCgcgtgagaaagagagcgaacaagagagagagacaacgcgAGGGTGAGCAAAGCGAAGCTAGTCTAAGGGCGCGTGTGGAACCTGGAGATGGGGTCCCGCAAAGCGCAGCCGCTGCGTCCCGTGCCCAGCCATCGGTACTGTCACATTGTGTGACCATCCATGAGTGCACGCGTAGGGGAGGGTGGGGGCGGCGTCGCCCACCCGTCAACCCCCCGTCACCTCTCATCCCACCCTGCCACCCTGCTCTTCCGAAATTCCACACCAGGACTCCAAAATTGTGCATGGCGTCTCCGTGCGCAGGGGGGAATGATGGCCTTGACAATGTTGGAGAGTAGGCCTAAATGCATATAGATGAGTTATATTACAGGACTGGATGTTCCTCTCCCATATTATCTGTACTATCTGAACATCTTCTTTGTGCACCTTGTATATTTTTTGTAGTACTCTATTTTACATTTGTGCTATctgaaaataatatatatatatatatatatatatatatatatatatatacatatcacATCTCATGATTAAGTGCTGGGATGTGCTTCCTCAGGCCCACTAACACAGCCACATGATTTACCAACATCTGACCACCCACCATCACCCAAATTGTGAAATGCAGCTTTGCTAAAATGTGTCTCAATGATCAGACAGTATATCAAATATCTAATATTTTTATTTCACGAgtttttaaaacacacacatcctCTGTAGGTCATTGCATAAGCCTTTACTcatagtactctactgtgatTCTGCGAATGCCATTGTCAGTGTATTTACAATGTTATCTCTTCATTACCAACATCACAATTCCATAGGagcaatctgtctgtctgtctgtctgtctgtctgtctgtctgtctgtctgtttgcaggCCTGTCTTTGCCTGTGAGGGGTCAGTGGCCATGTGTGAatattggccactagatggtGTAGTGACTCCAGTGACTGAAGCGGGGAAGGAGAGCTTCTGTGCATGTCTGGAGTGGACTACACAGTGTTTACACATATTTATGAttcggtgtgtttgtgtgtgtactacTTATGTTTTGCACGTCTGTGTGTGCATATGCACGCTATGTCTATAGCTCCCCCGTCCTCACACCGCCTTGCTGCAGGTGGACCCAGACGAAGAGGACGACAACAACTTCTCATTCTTCTTGTTCTGCTGCAGAGTCTTGTCTTTGGAAGAGGTTGAGGAACAGTTTGCACCCTCCCCTTTCTGTTTCCCCCCTCTGCGCCGTGATGACGGGCACCGAGCGATAGCCTTGgcgaccaggtaggccagttcggCCATGTTGAGTGCCATACAGACGCAGGAGGAGGCGGCCATGAAAACAGTGAAGACAGTTTTTTCTGTGGGGCGGGAGACAAAGCAGTCCACCACATTGGGACAGGGCCACTGGTCACACTGGACCAGCCTGGGCATCTGGAAGCCGTCGTACAACACGTATAGAGCATACCTGGAGAACGAAGGTGAAGATAAAGGCTTAGAACTACAGATGTAGCCTCTTTATTTGAGCCAGTTGGCAACAGCTGGTAAATAATCAGGAAATGTGAAtcattatgtggattataattaatggacatttttgtaggggttgatatattTTTCGTAAAGGGAAAATCAtgtctgacatttcaaagtgtAAATGACAAACTTCCGAAgccttttaaacctcaaatacactacaagatttacatttcctgcatagcaggaacattctcctgcaacagggtgatcaaattaagatcctatactTGTACATGGTGATGTCGTGAATCTTGAGGAAGTGTATCTACATCTTATTCTTAAGCGTTTTATGTAGTGGAGGTGGTTCATTGAGCTACACTCAAGTAACTTGTCTGCCTGAAATAAAGGCTTGTTAGGCTTTACTCAGGGAGCTCACACAGTACGTACATGAAGCCTCCCTCGAACAGCAGGCGGAAGA encodes the following:
- the LOC129859869 gene encoding gap junction alpha-3 protein-like; the encoded protein is MGDWSFLGRLLENAQEHSTVIGKVWLTVLFIFRILVLGAAAEEVWGDEQSDFTCNTQQPGCENVCYDEAFPISHIRFWVLQIIFVSTPTLIYLGHVLHIVRMEEKRREKEEEQRKASRHQEERDPLYRNGGGGGKKEKPPIRDEHGKIRIRGALLRTYVFNIIFKTLFEVGFILGQYFLYGFQLSPLYKCGRWPCPNTVDCFISRPTEKTIFIIFMLVVACVSLLLNLLEIYHLGWKKVKQGVSNEFAPDRMVLPLARDEAVESNMIQEGIAHQALNCLPTYGGVNVVYLPNEQANATAALSEQQAEAAELKMDPFHEDFLLEALPTSFYGSEGSGQQQSVEQNWANMAMELQTLDAAKSSSYPLSPSSPSPPPSSSSPTSSDQEQSPPPPDTAPPIPDSRSSTLPLGESRRSEEHQQQEEEEAEAALPLTHVDDVTVTRVEMHEPPVFIAADTRRLSMASKTSSVRARPDDLAV